From the genome of Biomphalaria glabrata chromosome 17, xgBioGlab47.1, whole genome shotgun sequence, one region includes:
- the LOC129923601 gene encoding uncharacterized protein LOC129923601, translating to MLTSTYPNADIYSSCLNADIYSSCLNADIYSSCLNADIYSSCLNADIYSSCQNADIHSSCQNADIHSSCQNADITSSCQNADIHSSCQNADITSSCQNADIHSSCQNADINSSCQNADITSSCQNADITSSCQNADITSSCQNADITSSCQNADIHSACRMLTSTQPVEC from the exons ATGCTGACATCTACTTATCCT AATGCTGACATCTACTCATCCTGTCTGAATGCTGACATCTACTCATCCTGTCTGAATGCTGACATCTACTCATCCTGTCTGAATGCTGACATCTACTCATCCTGTCTGAATGCTGACATCTACTCATCCTGTCAGAATGCTGACATCCACTCATCCTGTCAGAATGCTGACATCCACTCATCCTGTCAGAATGCTGACATCACCTCATCCTGTCAGAATGCTGACATCCACTCATCCTGTCAGAATGCTGACATCACCTCATCCTGTCAGAATGCTGACATCCACTCATCCTGTCAGAATGCTGACATCAACTCATCCTGTCAGAATGCTGACATCACCTCATCCTGTCAGAATGCTGACATCACCTCATCCTGTCAGAATGCTGACATCACCTCATCCTGTCAGAATGCTGACATCACCTCATCCTGTCAGAATGCTGACATCCACTCAGCCTGTAGAATGCTGACATCCACTCAGCCTGTAGAATGCTGA
- the LOC106067137 gene encoding uncharacterized protein LOC106067137 gives MLTSTHPVRMLTSTHPVRMLTSTHPVRMLTSTHHVRMLTSTHPVRMLTSTHPVRMLTSTHPVRMLTSTHPVRMLTSTHPVRMLTSTHPVRMLTSTHPVRKPKAIA, from the exons ATGCTGACATCTACTCACCCTGTCAGAATGCTGACATCTACTCACCCTGTCAGAATGCTGACATCTACTCACCCTGTCAGAATGCTGACATCTACACACCATGTCAGAATGCTGACATCTACACACCCTGTCAGAATGCTGACATCTACTCACCCTGTCAGAATGCTGACATCTACTCACCCTGTCAGAATGTTGACATCTACTCACCCTGTCAGAATGCTGACATCTACTCACCCTGTCAGAATGCTGACATCTACTCACCCTGTCAGAATGCTGACATCTACTCACCCTGTTAGAAAGCCAA AAGCTATAGCCTAG
- the LOC129923600 gene encoding uncharacterized protein LOC129923600 yields the protein MLTSTQPVRMLTSTQPVRMLISTQPNADIYSSFQNADIYSSCLNADIYSSCLNADIYSSCLNADIYSSCLNADIYSSCQNADIHSSCQNADIHSSCQNADITSSCQNADIHSSCQNADITSSCQNADIHSSCQNADINSSCQNADITSSCQNADITSSCQNADITSSCQNADITSSCQNADIHSACRMLTSTQPVEC from the exons ATGCTGACGTCCACTCAGCCTGTCAGAATGCTGACATCCACTCAGCCTGTCAGAATGCTGATATCTACTCAGCCT AATGCTGACATCTACTCATCCTTTCAGAATGCTGACATCTACTCATCCTGTCTGAATGCTGACATCTACTCATCCTGTCTGAATGCTGACATCTACTCATCCTGTCTGAATGCTGACATCTACTCATCCTGTCTGAATGCTGACATCTACTCATCCTGTCAGAATGCTGACATCCACTCATCCTGTCAGAATGCTGACATCCACTCATCCTGTCAGAATGCTGACATCACCTCATCCTGTCAGAATGCTGACATCCACTCATCCTGTCAGAATGCTGACATCACCTCATCCTGTCAGAATGCTGACATCCACTCATCCTGTCAGAATGCTGACATCAACTCATCCTGTCAGAATGCTGACATCACCTCATCCTGTCAGAATGCTGACATCACCTCATCCTGTCAGAATGCTGACATCACCTCATCCTGTCAGAATGCTGACATCACCTCATCCTGTCAGAATGCTGACATCCACTCAGCCTGTAGAATGCTGACATCCACTCAGCCTGTAGAATGCTGA